From Flavobacterium alkalisoli, the proteins below share one genomic window:
- a CDS encoding MATE family efflux transporter, producing the protein MQNNLNKLLSKIKNDKQIILKLMQTAFTRAVSAFGTFVFNFVLARYLGATELGNFMIAYSLLIGLGFFARFGLSSAIMRFAAIMYSEKQFGKIRKLRQDVFFISLVVTIVFGVFLVLFRDYISTVFFNSNKVSDILLVFAFALPFYSYQTIQSSFFKAYAKPQIAPFFEVGLTTFITGTSIAILAWFGMNINGVNASIVFFFASVIVALMGYIMLNRIVKKAQSGNEYQKENYTGFFSSLPDYALSAFTGYLLKFSPTIILGLYASSKDVGLYSLANSTAFVVNFVLWIVSTVYAPHFANSYYKNEMNELRRLVRNSTLYMMIIALPIFIVIVSFPTFILGLFGEEFKEAKNALLIMAVAQLFNVATGPVYFLLNMTGHEKYLRNIVICTAIVSVLSSFLLSPYYGFMGAAISSALGLVLQNAIAFSVSKKYLGISFFNKE; encoded by the coding sequence ATGCAAAATAATTTAAATAAGCTGCTCTCAAAAATTAAAAATGATAAGCAAATTATACTAAAGCTCATGCAGACTGCTTTTACTAGGGCTGTTTCTGCTTTTGGTACTTTTGTATTTAATTTTGTTTTAGCAAGATATTTAGGCGCTACTGAGCTTGGGAATTTTATGATAGCATATTCTCTGTTAATCGGACTCGGTTTTTTTGCAAGGTTTGGATTATCCTCAGCTATTATGAGATTTGCTGCTATTATGTATTCTGAAAAACAATTTGGGAAAATTAGAAAATTAAGACAAGATGTTTTCTTTATATCTTTAGTTGTAACAATAGTTTTTGGAGTTTTTCTTGTTTTATTTAGAGATTATATATCTACTGTTTTTTTTAACAGTAATAAGGTGAGTGATATTTTGTTAGTTTTTGCATTTGCATTACCTTTTTATTCATATCAAACTATCCAGTCTTCTTTTTTTAAAGCATATGCTAAGCCTCAAATAGCACCTTTTTTTGAGGTTGGATTGACTACTTTTATAACAGGAACTTCGATTGCGATATTAGCCTGGTTTGGGATGAATATTAATGGGGTAAATGCAAGTATAGTATTCTTTTTTGCTTCAGTGATAGTTGCTTTAATGGGATATATAATGCTTAATAGAATAGTTAAAAAAGCTCAGTCTGGAAATGAATATCAAAAGGAAAATTATACAGGTTTTTTTTCAAGTCTGCCAGATTATGCTTTGTCTGCCTTTACAGGTTATTTGCTAAAGTTTAGTCCAACGATAATTTTAGGACTTTATGCTTCAAGTAAAGATGTAGGATTGTATTCTTTGGCAAATAGTACGGCTTTTGTTGTTAACTTTGTGTTATGGATTGTTAGTACAGTATATGCGCCTCATTTTGCTAATTCTTATTATAAAAATGAAATGAATGAATTGAGGAGGTTAGTTAGGAATTCTACCTTATATATGATGATTATTGCGTTGCCTATATTTATTGTAATAGTTTCATTTCCAACATTTATATTGGGGCTGTTTGGGGAAGAATTTAAAGAGGCAAAGAATGCATTATTAATTATGGCTGTAGCACAACTTTTTAATGTTGCAACTGGACCGGTATATTTTCTGCTGAACATGACAGGGCATGAAAAATATTTGAGAAATATTGTTATATGTACTGCTATTGTTAGCGTATTGTCTTCCTTTTTACTTTCACCTTATTATGGTTTTATGGGGGCAGCAATTTCCTCAGCGTTGGGGTTAGTGTTACAAAATGCCATTGCATTTTCAGTTTCAAAGAAGTATTTAGGAATAAGTTTTTTTAACAAAGAATAA
- a CDS encoding O-antigen ligase family protein, translating to MLQATNKKKGSWILFVILFFVNIGFKEVIRFLEVNDFLLEGIFVLTFISLMIFFISNTYQLKNILWLVVLFYFFLLFMSFQNLDILKVEYGLQKVFLGLFVPVLCIIVFNRYEWDDKSVLKYLIISVSIISIIGILYKLKGGFFDRSVSFGLLGSIPFGWVNGMAFLSLVLVREKSFKQIVLSLFFLTMIIWTGSKGPLLGVVLVCLIFWNRVLGKKVSTKIIVFSIVCIAFFILLIYSDDIRSVRMIIDFLADPEEYSEGVGKGSVGTRQEYIATSWKLFLENPIFGVGFGGWQSNFTDHKYPHNVSMEMLAETGFVGFVFFLYLLFKLKYKKIIAYVGLYGMMTLLFSGDFSYFRYAFFPLLLAYVSNDNTKL from the coding sequence ATGCTGCAAGCTACAAATAAAAAGAAGGGAAGTTGGATACTTTTTGTAATCCTCTTTTTTGTTAATATTGGTTTTAAGGAGGTTATTAGGTTTTTAGAAGTTAATGACTTCCTGTTAGAAGGTATATTTGTATTGACATTTATATCTCTTATGATATTTTTTATCAGTAATACTTATCAGCTAAAAAATATCCTTTGGTTAGTCGTTTTGTTTTACTTTTTTTTATTATTTATGTCTTTTCAGAATTTAGACATTTTAAAAGTTGAATATGGATTACAAAAAGTATTTTTAGGACTATTTGTTCCTGTTTTATGTATTATTGTTTTTAATAGATATGAATGGGATGATAAGAGTGTTCTTAAATATTTGATAATATCTGTTTCTATTATTAGTATAATAGGTATACTTTACAAGCTTAAGGGAGGCTTTTTTGATAGATCGGTTTCCTTTGGTTTGCTTGGCTCTATTCCTTTTGGATGGGTAAACGGGATGGCTTTTTTATCTTTAGTGTTGGTTAGAGAAAAGAGTTTTAAACAAATAGTTCTTTCTTTATTTTTTCTGACGATGATCATTTGGACTGGATCAAAGGGGCCACTATTAGGGGTAGTCTTAGTTTGTTTAATTTTTTGGAATAGGGTTTTAGGAAAGAAAGTAAGTACTAAAATTATAGTATTTAGTATAGTATGTATTGCGTTTTTTATTCTATTAATATATAGTGATGATATTAGATCAGTAAGGATGATTATAGACTTTTTAGCTGATCCTGAAGAATATTCTGAAGGCGTAGGTAAAGGTTCTGTTGGTACAAGGCAGGAGTATATAGCTACTTCTTGGAAACTGTTTTTAGAAAATCCAATATTTGGTGTAGGTTTTGGGGGTTGGCAAAGTAATTTCACAGATCATAAATACCCTCATAATGTTTCAATGGAGATGTTAGCTGAAACAGGATTTGTAGGGTTTGTTTTTTTTCTTTATTTATTGTTTAAGCTAAAGTACAAAAAGATAATTGCTTATGTTGGTTTATATGGTATGATGACACTTCTATTTAGCGGTGATTTTTCATATTTTCGTTATGCTTTTTTTCCGCTGTTACTGGCTTATGTTTCAAATGATAATACTAAATTATAG
- a CDS encoding polysaccharide pyruvyl transferase family protein, producing the protein MSNIFIPVVGQFTNIGDVLHRRELLSWLKNAGTLHIYVGNAPDSFIEGLKLDNKVVIYKSLIKWLIKLSFSGFNKTNFVFNPGEIRLGSRRLKGEILLFPFQCLVRLKNGKVLRVGIAAMSNSRSKNIWLWKLLFMPTSQVYWRTNHSRDLFGIGEVIPDLAFYDISNDLLENNVSREYLTISMRGDRPFPTDSWFKAVKNFATDYSLKIKVVAQVRMDNARTVEIASKLNADELIWPDKYTHTVQEEALCMIYEKTKLILSDRLHVLILAFSKGAIPANILPKLSEKVQHHFDVLGMENISILDSGYEDVLYEFLKEKYLDSQVLINLPKAKEKLDLCRNEIIRGLKKN; encoded by the coding sequence ATGAGTAATATTTTTATACCTGTTGTAGGGCAATTCACAAATATTGGGGATGTATTACATAGACGAGAGTTGCTAAGTTGGCTTAAAAATGCAGGTACTTTGCATATTTATGTAGGTAATGCGCCTGATAGTTTCATAGAGGGGTTAAAGCTAGATAATAAAGTAGTTATATATAAAAGTTTAATAAAATGGCTTATAAAACTAAGTTTTTCAGGATTTAATAAAACAAATTTTGTTTTTAATCCAGGAGAAATACGTTTAGGAAGTCGAAGGTTAAAAGGAGAAATTCTGTTGTTTCCTTTTCAATGTCTTGTTAGATTAAAAAATGGAAAAGTTTTAAGAGTAGGTATAGCTGCTATGTCTAACAGCAGAAGCAAAAATATTTGGTTATGGAAATTGCTATTTATGCCTACATCACAGGTTTATTGGAGAACAAATCACAGTAGAGATTTATTTGGAATAGGTGAGGTAATACCTGATTTGGCTTTTTATGATATTTCAAATGATTTATTAGAAAATAATGTTTCTAGAGAATATTTGACAATATCAATGCGAGGTGATAGACCTTTTCCTACAGATTCATGGTTTAAAGCTGTGAAAAATTTTGCTACTGACTATAGTCTTAAAATAAAGGTAGTTGCTCAAGTTAGAATGGATAATGCGAGAACTGTTGAAATAGCTTCAAAATTAAATGCAGATGAATTAATATGGCCTGACAAATATACTCATACGGTACAGGAAGAGGCATTGTGTATGATATATGAAAAAACAAAGCTTATTTTAAGTGATAGGCTTCATGTTTTAATTTTAGCTTTTTCAAAAGGGGCAATTCCTGCTAATATATTGCCGAAGTTAAGTGAAAAGGTTCAACACCATTTTGATGTTTTAGGAATGGAAAATATTAGTATTTTAGATTCGGGATATGAAGATGTTTTATATGAATTTTTGAAAGAAAAATATCTAGACTCACAAGTTTTGATCAACTTGCCAAAAGCGAAAGAAAAATTAGACTTATGCAGAAATGAAATAATAAGAGGCTTGAAAAAAAATTAA
- a CDS encoding glycosyltransferase family 4 protein: protein MNILYFHQYFKTPQEPGGTRSYWIAKELIGRGHKVTIITASSQFTKQVHETIVDGINVIYIQESYNQEMGFYRRLKAFCRFMYKSTKIGLKYSDVDLVIATSTPLTIGVPALMLKWLKKVPYIFEVRDLWPEVPIQMGAIKNPLLIKVTKFFEKIIYQNATHVVSLSPGMRDGVIKYIPYEKTSMIPNMAKKDEFWPREKNYKLMKELGLNQDSFKIIHFGALGLANGIESVIETAELLKNDFTIEFVFLGGGAMESRIKEKIELLSLKNVKLLGRYPMRETSEIVNFCDVSLVSFLNLPILSTNSPNKLFDSLSAGKPIIVNSAGWTKDLVEDYVCGFYVNFDAPSDLVEKIKFLQKNTHIQLSMGEQSRSLALNKFDKTILCKEFGDIVEKIESQKYSLNYKN from the coding sequence ATGAATATACTATACTTTCATCAATATTTTAAAACTCCCCAAGAACCTGGAGGTACAAGATCGTATTGGATTGCAAAAGAACTAATAGGAAGAGGGCATAAAGTCACTATTATAACAGCTTCATCGCAATTTACTAAGCAAGTTCATGAAACAATTGTTGATGGTATTAATGTTATTTATATCCAAGAGTCATACAATCAAGAAATGGGGTTCTATAGGCGTTTAAAAGCATTTTGTCGATTTATGTATAAATCGACAAAAATAGGATTAAAATATAGTGACGTTGATTTGGTTATTGCTACATCAACTCCTCTCACGATTGGTGTGCCTGCTTTGATGTTGAAATGGTTAAAGAAAGTTCCGTATATATTTGAAGTTAGAGATCTATGGCCTGAAGTTCCTATACAAATGGGAGCAATAAAAAATCCTTTACTTATAAAAGTTACAAAATTTTTTGAAAAGATTATATATCAAAATGCTACACATGTTGTTTCACTTTCACCTGGAATGAGGGATGGAGTGATAAAGTATATTCCTTACGAAAAGACATCCATGATACCTAATATGGCAAAGAAAGATGAATTTTGGCCAAGGGAGAAAAATTATAAGCTCATGAAAGAGTTAGGTCTAAATCAAGATTCTTTTAAAATAATACATTTTGGAGCATTGGGTTTAGCAAATGGTATTGAAAGCGTGATTGAAACTGCTGAATTGTTAAAAAATGACTTTACTATTGAATTTGTTTTTTTAGGAGGTGGAGCAATGGAATCGAGGATAAAGGAAAAAATTGAGTTATTATCCTTAAAAAACGTTAAATTATTAGGAAGGTATCCAATGAGGGAAACTTCGGAAATTGTAAACTTTTGTGATGTTTCTTTAGTTTCTTTTTTAAATTTACCTATTTTAAGCACGAACTCTCCTAATAAATTGTTTGATTCTCTTTCTGCAGGCAAACCAATTATAGTTAATTCTGCAGGTTGGACAAAAGATTTAGTTGAGGATTATGTGTGCGGTTTTTATGTTAATTTTGATGCCCCATCCGATTTAGTAGAAAAAATAAAGTTTTTACAAAAAAATACTCATATTCAGCTAAGTATGGGGGAGCAGTCAAGGTCTTTAGCGTTAAATAAGTTTGATAAAACTATACTGTGTAAAGAATTTGGAGATATTGTAGAAAAAATAGAATCTCAAAAATATTCTTTGAATTATAAAAATTAA
- a CDS encoding ATP-grasp domain-containing protein, translated as MRKKVLIFPSGAENALEINEAIKYSIHVEVIPASGRNDYSELIYENEVRKLPFLNELNFIEDLNKLIEKDKIDLIFPTDDTASLFLAENASIINAKILSADFKTNLVCRYKKETYTLFKDEFFCPQIYLKVLEEEEYPIFSKPDVGQGSQGVQLIKSKKHHESLIDNNDLIFVEYLPGKEYTIDCFTNRYGELLFSGIRERAEVKMGISFRSREVSLTDEVKQIAEKINSKLGFHGLWFFQLKEDCNGHLKLLEVSTRTAGTMGFFRHKGVNLPLLTIYDALGMDVEIFKYGYELELFRVTKNKFKYGLEYDTVYVDYDDTLIVNGKVNIVLMSFIYQCKNNGKIVKLITKHGAKLHMSLNFYSISPSLFDEIIVLKMEDKKSDYIESHKAIFIDNWFVERREVRLAKDMPVFDVDTVESLIKN; from the coding sequence ATGAGAAAAAAAGTTTTAATTTTTCCTTCTGGAGCTGAGAATGCTTTGGAAATAAACGAAGCAATAAAATATTCTATTCATGTAGAAGTAATCCCAGCTTCAGGAAGGAATGATTATAGTGAATTAATTTACGAAAATGAAGTTAGGAAGCTGCCTTTTTTAAATGAATTAAATTTTATTGAGGATTTGAATAAGTTAATTGAAAAAGATAAAATTGATTTAATTTTTCCTACCGATGATACTGCATCTTTATTTCTCGCAGAAAATGCTTCTATAATTAATGCAAAAATTTTGTCAGCTGATTTTAAAACAAATTTGGTTTGTCGCTATAAAAAAGAAACATATACTCTTTTTAAAGATGAATTTTTTTGCCCCCAAATTTATTTAAAAGTCTTAGAAGAGGAAGAATATCCAATTTTTTCAAAACCTGATGTAGGTCAGGGTTCACAAGGTGTTCAGTTGATAAAGTCAAAGAAACATCATGAATCTCTAATTGATAACAATGATTTGATTTTTGTAGAATATCTCCCAGGTAAAGAATATACAATAGATTGTTTTACAAATAGGTATGGGGAGCTATTGTTTTCCGGTATTCGTGAAAGAGCAGAAGTTAAAATGGGTATTAGTTTTAGAAGTAGAGAGGTTTCTTTAACAGATGAGGTAAAACAAATAGCTGAAAAAATTAATAGCAAACTTGGTTTTCATGGTTTATGGTTCTTTCAATTGAAAGAAGATTGTAATGGACATTTGAAATTGTTAGAAGTGTCAACACGTACAGCAGGAACAATGGGGTTCTTCAGGCATAAGGGGGTTAACTTGCCTTTGCTAACTATATATGATGCACTTGGGATGGATGTGGAGATTTTTAAGTATGGCTATGAACTTGAGCTTTTTCGTGTAACTAAAAACAAATTTAAGTATGGGTTAGAATATGATACTGTCTATGTAGATTATGATGATACGTTAATAGTAAACGGAAAAGTTAATATTGTCTTGATGAGTTTTATTTATCAATGTAAGAATAATGGAAAAATAGTAAAGTTAATTACTAAACATGGGGCTAAATTGCATATGTCTTTAAATTTTTACTCAATATCTCCAAGTTTATTCGATGAGATAATTGTGTTAAAAATGGAGGATAAAAAATCAGATTACATAGAATCACATAAAGCGATTTTCATCGATAATTGGTTTGTTGAAAGAAGAGAAGTTAGATTAGCGAAAGATATGCCGGTATTTGATGTAGATACAGTAGAAAGTTTGATAAAAAATTAG
- a CDS encoding polysaccharide pyruvyl transferase family protein, with protein sequence MDIIKIAMFSYADINNYGDILFSHVFKHEIEKRIANVNIDFYTPSEIELEGFYYRSYHKSKVKEKYDALILAGGEVVHLFEERTWKPIYEKNNQKVLSENAYDVVWDWIDKDSSFKAWLSVGVRPFGDKWDDDKINQSISDLDYISVRGILSKKILEHGDYEEFNDKIKITPDLGWIFPDYLTIRNEVGQHYKKWAFGSKYIIFQVHNITDIEAKNISDALLKFKEETGFEVLLLPVIHLWKDEKYLELILEASGGEFKLLPNNLSVLEMLDLIVHSEVVLCSSLHVAITALAKGIPAAIFNKWQGTKLQDLYGLQFRSEYLFSDSSDTYSVLSRLLKEKQTSKSLHIYADFMKAKLYETFDEISDKIIKNKS encoded by the coding sequence ATGGATATTATTAAAATAGCAATGTTCTCATATGCAGATATTAATAACTATGGAGATATATTGTTTTCACATGTTTTTAAGCATGAAATTGAGAAAAGAATAGCTAATGTTAACATTGATTTTTATACTCCCTCAGAAATAGAACTTGAAGGTTTTTATTACAGGTCTTATCATAAGAGTAAAGTTAAAGAAAAATATGATGCCTTAATTCTCGCAGGGGGAGAAGTTGTTCATTTGTTTGAAGAAAGAACTTGGAAGCCAATTTATGAAAAAAATAATCAAAAGGTTTTAAGTGAAAATGCATATGATGTAGTTTGGGATTGGATTGATAAAGACTCTTCTTTTAAAGCTTGGCTTTCAGTAGGAGTTAGGCCTTTTGGGGATAAATGGGATGATGATAAGATTAATCAATCTATATCTGATTTAGATTATATCTCTGTAAGAGGGATTCTTTCAAAAAAAATATTAGAACATGGAGATTACGAAGAGTTTAATGATAAAATTAAGATTACTCCAGATTTAGGCTGGATTTTTCCAGACTATTTGACTATTAGAAATGAAGTAGGTCAACATTATAAAAAATGGGCATTTGGGTCCAAGTATATAATTTTTCAAGTTCATAATATTACGGATATAGAGGCCAAAAATATTAGTGATGCTTTATTGAAATTTAAAGAGGAAACAGGTTTTGAGGTACTGTTATTGCCTGTAATTCATTTATGGAAAGATGAAAAGTATTTAGAGTTAATTTTAGAAGCATCAGGAGGAGAGTTTAAACTTTTACCGAATAATCTAAGTGTGCTTGAGATGCTAGATTTAATTGTACATTCTGAAGTTGTGTTGTGTTCAAGTCTGCATGTTGCAATAACTGCATTAGCGAAAGGAATTCCTGCTGCTATTTTTAACAAGTGGCAAGGGACTAAACTTCAAGATTTATATGGGCTACAATTTAGAAGTGAATATTTATTTAGTGATAGTTCAGATACTTATAGTGTATTATCTCGATTGCTTAAAGAAAAACAAACTTCTAAATCATTACATATTTATGCAGATTTTATGAAGGCTAAGCTTTATGAAACTTTTGATGAAATTTCAGATAAAATTATAAAAAATAAATCTTAG
- a CDS encoding sugar transferase: protein MYSNYLKRFFDLIISIFIIVIFLPIFIIIFLILFVQNSGEVFFIQTRIGKMNKEFGLIKFRSMNNKKDDQGNLLKDMDRITPFGHFIRKASLDELPQIFNILKGEMSLVGPRPLLSEYLPYYSEYHIRRHEIKPGITGLAQIEGRNYLKFSERFNLDVHYVDNVSLKLDLQILVKTFFKIFKSSDISMGRKMSEIDDIGITKGLAKHYFNIDENE from the coding sequence ATGTACAGTAATTATTTAAAACGTTTTTTTGATCTTATTATATCAATTTTTATTATAGTAATTTTTTTACCAATATTCATAATTATCTTTCTTATTTTATTTGTTCAAAATTCTGGGGAGGTTTTTTTTATACAGACTAGGATAGGTAAAATGAATAAAGAGTTTGGATTAATTAAATTTAGGTCAATGAATAATAAGAAAGATGACCAAGGCAATCTACTCAAAGATATGGATAGAATTACTCCTTTCGGACATTTTATAAGAAAAGCCTCGTTAGATGAATTACCTCAAATATTTAATATTTTAAAAGGAGAGATGAGTTTAGTAGGACCTAGGCCTTTGCTGTCAGAGTATCTTCCTTATTATTCTGAATATCATATTCGTAGACATGAAATAAAGCCGGGAATTACTGGGTTAGCTCAAATTGAAGGTAGAAATTATCTCAAATTTAGTGAAAGGTTTAATTTAGATGTTCATTATGTAGATAATGTTTCTTTAAAATTGGATTTGCAGATTTTAGTTAAAACTTTTTTTAAGATATTTAAATCTTCAGATATTAGTATGGGTAGAAAAATGTCAGAGATAGATGATATTGGAATAACAAAAGGTTTGGCTAAACATTATTTTAATATTGATGAAAATGAATAA
- a CDS encoding GNAT family N-acetyltransferase, which translates to MNSFSVIEVNDAKWSEIIKRSFKYDFYHTQSYNLLETEHRPILCVSYFNDEFIALPLVVRKIPESDLFDCTSVYGYCGPISSVDFNNVSNDGIINFTDQLNDYFKKNNIVTVFSRLHPLIEGESVLNNLGNIYDINSTVAVDLRISPDEQRKQYRKSNKSELNQLRRKDFVIEEARSEKEIDEFISIYNETMDRVNASPNYYFNRNYYLSFLNNKCFKSKLLLAKKGGEIAAGAIFTISDKIMQYHLAGTKSEFIRYTPMKLVLDEARLLANDLNLEFLHLGGGVGGSDEDSLFRFKSGFSQLRFNFKVWKYVVDEDNYNKLVEIKFSSEVPETDFFPIYRLNS; encoded by the coding sequence ATGAATAGTTTTTCTGTAATAGAAGTTAATGATGCTAAATGGAGTGAAATTATTAAGCGCTCATTTAAATATGATTTCTATCATACTCAATCATATAACCTTTTAGAAACAGAACACCGACCTATTTTATGTGTTAGTTATTTTAATGATGAATTTATAGCACTTCCTTTGGTGGTGAGAAAGATTCCTGAGAGTGATCTGTTTGATTGTACATCTGTATATGGTTACTGTGGGCCAATATCCAGCGTAGATTTTAATAATGTTTCAAATGATGGCATAATTAATTTTACGGATCAGTTAAATGACTATTTTAAGAAAAATAATATAGTTACAGTTTTTTCAAGATTACACCCTCTGATAGAAGGAGAAAGTGTTTTAAATAATCTTGGAAATATTTATGATATAAATAGTACTGTTGCTGTTGATTTAAGAATATCACCCGATGAGCAACGTAAACAATATAGAAAGTCAAATAAATCTGAATTAAATCAGTTAAGAAGAAAAGACTTTGTTATAGAGGAAGCAAGATCAGAGAAAGAAATTGATGAGTTTATCTCTATTTATAATGAAACAATGGATAGAGTCAATGCGTCGCCGAATTATTATTTTAATAGGAATTACTATTTATCCTTTTTAAATAATAAATGCTTTAAGAGTAAATTATTGTTGGCTAAAAAAGGAGGAGAGATAGCTGCAGGGGCTATTTTTACTATTTCAGATAAGATTATGCAATATCATTTAGCAGGTACTAAATCTGAATTTATTAGATATACTCCAATGAAATTAGTGTTAGATGAAGCACGTCTTTTAGCAAATGATTTAAATCTTGAATTTTTACATCTCGGTGGAGGTGTCGGTGGTAGCGATGAAGATAGCTTATTTAGATTTAAGTCAGGCTTTTCTCAACTTAGGTTTAATTTTAAAGTATGGAAATATGTTGTCGATGAGGATAACTATAATAAGTTAGTTGAGATTAAATTTTCATCAGAAGTGCCAGAAACAGATTTTTTTCCTATTTATAGATTGAATAGTTGA
- a CDS encoding DegT/DnrJ/EryC1/StrS family aminotransferase, translated as MRNNKIWLSSPHMGGTELKYINQAFETNWVAPLGPNVDGFEADLESYLGYGAYVGALSSGTAALHLGLIMLGVGYGDEVICQSMTFSASANPIRYLGAQPVFVDSESDTWNICPDSLEEAIKDRLKKGKKPKAIVAVHLYGMPYKVDELREIADRYEIPILEDSAEALGSSYKGQKCGTFGDISILSFNGNKIITTSGGGAIVVKDKKFKDKAVFLSTQARDNAPHYQHSEVGYNYRMSNICAGIGRGQMEVLDKHIALRRSMHDFYVSLFKEKPGITVFKEPNSDFFSNHWLSAIIVDSSIVGVNREDVRLALEAENIESRPLWKPMHLQPVFEGCPYYGGKVSEDLFDKGLCLPSGSNLGESERERISGLLEVFFDRKLSV; from the coding sequence ATGAGAAATAATAAAATATGGCTTTCCTCACCTCATATGGGAGGAACAGAATTGAAATATATTAATCAAGCTTTTGAAACTAATTGGGTAGCTCCATTAGGGCCAAATGTTGATGGGTTTGAAGCTGATCTTGAATCTTATTTAGGATATGGGGCATATGTTGGTGCTTTAAGCTCGGGAACTGCCGCCTTGCATCTGGGGCTTATAATGTTAGGTGTTGGGTATGGTGACGAAGTGATTTGCCAAAGTATGACCTTTTCAGCCTCGGCAAATCCGATTAGATATTTAGGAGCTCAACCAGTTTTTGTAGATAGTGAGTCTGATACATGGAATATTTGTCCAGATTCATTAGAAGAGGCTATTAAAGATAGGTTGAAGAAAGGAAAAAAACCTAAAGCTATAGTTGCCGTACATTTATATGGTATGCCGTATAAAGTTGATGAATTAAGAGAAATAGCAGATAGATACGAAATTCCTATTCTTGAAGATAGTGCAGAGGCATTGGGAAGCTCTTATAAAGGTCAAAAATGTGGTACTTTTGGAGATATTAGTATTTTATCTTTTAATGGGAATAAAATAATTACTACTTCTGGTGGAGGTGCTATAGTTGTAAAGGATAAGAAATTTAAAGATAAAGCCGTATTTTTGTCTACACAAGCTAGAGATAATGCCCCTCATTATCAGCATTCTGAAGTTGGTTACAACTATAGGATGAGTAATATATGTGCGGGTATTGGTCGAGGACAAATGGAAGTTCTGGATAAGCATATAGCTTTAAGAAGATCAATGCATGATTTTTATGTTTCGTTATTTAAAGAAAAGCCAGGGATTACAGTTTTTAAAGAGCCTAATTCCGATTTTTTTTCTAATCATTGGCTTTCTGCAATTATTGTAGACTCTTCTATTGTTGGTGTTAATAGAGAGGATGTTAGATTAGCATTAGAAGCTGAAAATATTGAGTCTAGGCCGTTATGGAAACCAATGCATCTTCAGCCTGTGTTTGAAGGCTGTCCATACTATGGTGGAAAAGTTTCTGAAGATTTATTTGATAAAGGATTATGCCTGCCTTCTGGATCAAATTTAGGAGAGAGTGAAAGAGAACGTATATCAGGATTGTTAGAAGTTTTTTTTGACAGAAAGTTATCTGTTTAA